One window of Trichoderma breve strain T069 chromosome 3, whole genome shotgun sequence genomic DNA carries:
- a CDS encoding alpha/beta hydrolase family domain-containing protein — translation MVLSISKSLRPLALIAACSSALASASNCVELLIPVTAQANNTKFNTVKVDSNVDAVEFTLSRDRWDALTIAEISGGDIVVGGDFEISGHFCIPSTPRNGENTLLIASHGVGFTKGLFDPTYRRDDLSFVKAALDQGYAVLAYDRLGAGLSSLPDAYDYLQVPLQGEVLRALTERALNGTIVTASKKTGGNSSITDYTAQKVVHVGHSYGSIVTNWFLARYGSLSAGAILTGFLIDSEFANLKVEIADLSYAAEHNPALFENRTSGYLAFGSLTAFQADSFKKETLDPNVLTYWNEEIQSSLGVGEVLTLGTGVGDVVADFTGPLQIFVGENDFAFCAGQCAGIFDLTQLHGLYPNVKDLDVYLQPNTGHVVQLSLNATAGYQVIFGFLSKNGL, via the exons ATGGTACTCTCTATTTCTAAATCTCTTCGGCCTTTGGCTCTCATTGCAGCATGTAGCTCGGCTCTGGCTTCCGCTTCTAACTGTGTCGAGCTCTTAATCCCTGTTACTGCGCAAGCCAACAACACAAAATTCAACACCGTGAAGGTTGATAGCAATGTCGACGCAGTCGAATTTACACTAAGTAGAGA TCGGTGGGATGCTCTGACTATCGCCGAAATATCCGGCGGCGATATTGTGGTAGGTGGAGACTTCGAAATAAGCGGTCACTTTTGCATTCCGTCAACTCCGCGGAATGGTGAGAATACTCTCCTAATTGCGTCTCATGGCGTTGGCTTTACAAAAGG TTTGTTCGATCCCACTTATAGACGGGATGACCTTTCGTTTGTGAAAGCTGCGTTAGATCAAGGCTACGCGGTCCTGGCTTATGACCGCCTTGGTGCTGGTCTGTCATCTCTCCCAGATGCATATGATTACCTCCAAGTTCCTCTTCAAGGAGAGGTCCTTCGTGCTCTGACAGAGCGCGCTCTGAATGGCACAATCGTTACAGCCTCTAAGAAGACTGGAGGAAACAGTAGCATAACAGACTATACAGCCCAAAAGGTCGTGCACGTGGGTCATTCTTATGGGTCAATCGTCACCAACTGGTTCCTTGCACGATACGGCTCCCTTAGTGCTGGCGCCATCCTCACTGGCTTCTTGATCGACAGTGAATTTGCCAACCTCAAGGTCGAAATAGCCGATCTGTCATATGCTGCTGAGCATAATCCTGCGCTATTCGAAAATCGCACGAGCGGCTACCTGGCATTTGGTAGTCTTACTGCTTTCCAAGCCGATAGTTTTAAGAAGGAAACTCTGGACCCCAATGTCTTGACCTATTGGAACGAAGAAATCCAGTCAAGTTTGGGAGTTGGAGAAGTCTTGACACTGGGAACTggagttggagatgttgtAGCCGATTTTACTGGACCTCTTCAG ATATTTGTTGGTGAAAACGACTTCGCTTTTTGCGCCGGTCAATGCGCAGGCATTTTTGATCTAACTCAACTTCACGGCTTGTACCCCAATGTGAAGGACCTTGACGTTTACCTCCAGCCTAATACCGGACACGTCGTTCAACTATCTCTCAATGCGACAGCAGGTTACCAGGTAATATTCGGTTTCTTGTCCAAGAATGGGCTGTAA
- a CDS encoding glycosyl hydrolases family 16 domain-containing protein, translating to MAKFLKVLTLLAAVMLPAQTEASFVDNCTTFNSNLWTKADWAQGLGSVQSANVNPSGGGVLNFEIPAGTHNGGEIRSKAQYSFGQVAANFKVPNLPGIISSIFMYQGTSTSDEIDIEVYLNKGKWEIAFTVYRLGVKEWVHSYFPTWDPSTGYNDYMIDYQESAISFYINGALEAQFHTPSQQPIHPMNIQLNAWYPEWLNGPLAASTEFFQVNQISYTQS from the coding sequence ATGGCAAAGTTTTTGAAGGTGTTAACGCTTCTTGCTGCAGTGATGCTTCCAGCTCAGACCGAAGCCAGCTTCGTTGACAACTGCACCACGTTCAACTCAAACTTATGGACCAAGGCCGACTGGGCGCAGGGGTTGGGTTCTGTGCAGTCTGCAAATGTGAATCCAAGCGGTGGAGGCGTGTTGAACTTTGAGATTCCTGCTGGAACTCATAATGGAGGAGAGATTAGATCGAAGGCGCAATACTCCTTCGGCCAAGTCGCTGCGAATTTCAAGGTTCCAAATCTACCTGGAATTATCTCGAGTATTTTTATGTACCAGGGAACCTCTACTAGCGACGAGATCGACATCGAAGTATATCTGAACAAAGGCAAATGGGAGATTGCGTTCACAGTTTACCGTCTGGGAGTCAAGGAATGGGTTCATTCATACTTCCCAACCTGGGACCCAAGCACCGGATACAATGACTATATGATTGACTATCAAGAGTCTGCTATCTCATTCTACATTAACGGCGCATTGGAAGCTCAATTTCATACACCATCGCAGCAGCCCATTCATCCTATGAATATTCAGCTCAACGCCTGGTACCCGGAGTGGTTGAACGGTCCCCTCGCCGCATCTACCGAATTCTTTCAAGTCAACCAAATATCTTACACACAGTCTTGA
- a CDS encoding fungal specific transcription factor domain-containing protein yields the protein MSSKDGSHATSSQGVQPVVPSPALSEQPNQTGCGSKDKYLFQPPITVDLPQMSREEHRVEWKRISCDFCRRRKVKCDKRDPCGQCSISFRDCVYSERSKRAVKRSKNSSSQLDAMKKRLKVVESNQFYPSPAIDVTTIIPSPTLPPPIKAPLHINKNGTPKKTDSEEIGKCTTAHHFIEHGEIEFHGTSADRTFMEGLIEKLGDSSMTHQRIPVDGSVPGLFQGDARCLDEVPLPGRDHAVKLVEAAFDAQVLLHIVHRPSFDFSFNMIYSLEPREYSLKERRFLPLLYAVLAYGSLFVDPFAERLEYEEVITRASRYFIKSKQLQDIASCNDLVSMQAIVFKNLFLIYTTRTPFCYTYLCTSMSVALRMGLHRSLNNTQDLISREISKRVFWALKLLSSEVATCVGLPTLVNDEDLDQELPLELNDAYIYKGKATTQPPNEVCYSSGLICYSRLHNILHKVLKDIYPRKGRASAEVCGSMNYTVRVDKIQEIEQELEKWATMIPLGYRLGTYYQGPAIQRAQFVLALTYSYIQLRLYRPFLHYDIETADYTKTRHSISVSPCASACIQACHNIIELCEDMCRWGLLTEASWPAIRFLTSCMLTLLYITIMHQDSCEEDTLFKSLATGRKLLHIMEKRSYQSRRSNTIFKARRHFFLRSVNFANRIMQIIISSLSIKYDHIREKLMKYEMDAPIVRQCDLSSVSGVSTALLGEKIFTLSSKTYFKDRGLKLHRQNGTKNDLAHLPQSQSICGELKGATLLQQRPFMGETGQGSEQSPYIPTSQARNVLLKTEDSPIQGSSEPSSAPTSFVASVPTPTQGSSLVAEPTIGLHQEQLNGSWMHALGSMNYSGNVYSPVKDLIGGTSPPMDDINEFSDIWDWF from the exons ATGTCGTCTAAAGATGGTAGCCACGCGACATCATCGCAGGGCGTCCAGCCAGTTGTGCCTTCGCCTGCTCTATCAGAACAGCCCAATCAAACTGGATGcggcagcaaagacaaaTATCTTTTCCAGCCACCTATAACTGTCGATCTCCCTCAAATGTCGAGAGAAGAGCACCGGGTTGAATGGAAGAGGATCTCATGCGATTTCTGCCGCAGACGCAAGGTCAAATGCGACAAGAGAGATCCGTGTGGCCAATGTAGCATATCGTTCCGAG ATTGTGTATATTCGGAACGTTCCAAACGTGCTGTCAAAAGGTCTAAAAATTCATCTTCTCAGCTAGATGCAATGAAAAAACGACTGAAAGTCGTTGAATCTAATCAATTCTACCCTTCCCCAGCAATCGATGTTACAACAATAATTCCATCTCCTACCCTGCCGCCACCGATCAAAGCTCCGTTACATATCAATAAAAATGGCACCCCCAAGAAGACCGACTCCGAAGAAATTGGGAAGTGTACAACGGCTCATCATTTTATTGAGCATGGCGAAATAGAATTCCATGGCACATCTGCAGACAGGACATTTATGGAAGGGTTAATCGAAAAGCTCGGGGACAGCTCCATGACGCATCAAAGGATTCCCGTCGATGGGTCTGTACCCGGTCTATTCCAAGGGGATGCGCGATGCCTTGATGAGGTTCCCTTACCAGGAAGAGATCACGCAGTAAAGCTGGTGGAGGCTGCTTTCGACGCGCAAGTGCTGCTGCATATAGTTCATCGACCAAGCTTTGACTTCTCCTTCAACATGATATACTCACTTGAACCACGCGAATATAGCTTGAAAGAAAGGAGATTCTTACCACTTCTATACGCAGTACTTGCCTATGGAAGCCTGTTTGTCGATCCATTTGCAGAGAGATTAGAGTACGAGGAAGTGATTACAAGAGC GTCTCGATACTTCATTAAAAGCAAGCAGCTACAAGATATAGCAAGCTGCAATGATCTTGTTTCTATGCAGGCCATTGTCTTCAAAAACCTTTTTCTTATATATACCACTCGAACTCCGTTCTGTTATACTTATCTCTGTACCTCTATGTCAGTTGCTCTACGCATGGGACTTCATAGATCCTTAAACAACACTCAAGATCTGATATCTCGAGAGATAAGTAAAAGAGTCTTTTGGGCTTTGAAACTTCTCTCTTCCGAAGTCGCCACGTGCGTTGGACTTCCGACCTTGGTGAATGATGAGGATTTAGACCAAGAATTACCCTTGGAGTTGAACGATGCCTATATATACAAGGGCAAAGCCACAACACAACCTCCAAATGAAGTGTGTTACTCATCTGGGTTGATTTGCTATTCTCGGCTGCATAACATCCTTCATAAAGTGTTGAAAGATATCTACCCTCGCAAGGGCCGAGCCAGCGCCGAGGTGTGTGGATCGATGAACTACACTGTCAGGGTGGATAAAATCCAAGAAATCGAGCAAGAACTAGAGAAGTGGGCAACCATGATACCCTTGGGCTACCGACTAGGAACGTATTACCAAGGGCCCGCCATACAGCG AGCCCAGTTTGTTCTTGCATTGACATATTCCTACATACAACTCCGCCTTTACCGACCATTTCTGCACTATGACATCGAAACCGCTGATTACACAAAAACTCGGCATAGTATAAGCGTATCTCCCTGCGCGTCTGCTTGTATTCAAGCCTGCCACAATATCATCGAACTGTGCGAAGATATGTGCAGATGGGGATTGCTTACAGAAGCTAGTTGGCCAGCAATTCGATTCTTGACCAGCTGCATGCTCACTCTACTTTACATAACTATTATGCATCAAGATTCGTGCGAGGAAGACACGCTGTTTAAATCCTTGGCCACGGGAAGAAAACTTCTCCATATTATGGAGAAGCGCAGCTATCAGTCTCGACGAAgcaacaccatcttcaaggcaAGACGacacttttttcttcgctcaGTGAATTTTGCTAACCGGATTATGCAGATTATTATTTCCAGCCTCTCTATCAAGTATGACCACATTCGAGAAAAGCTTATGAAGTATGAGATGGACGCCCCTATTGTTCGGCAATGCGATCTGTCTTCTGTGAGCGGTGTATCTACCGCCTTACTTGGAGAAAAGATATTTACGCTATCGTCTAAGACGTATTTCAAAGACCGCGGTCTTAAACTACACAGACAAAATGGCACAAAAAATGACTTGGCACATCTGCCACAGTCACAAAGCATCTGTGGAGAGCTGAAAGGAGCAACTTTATTACAGCAACGTCCATTCATGGGTGAAACTGGCCAGGGAAGCGAGCAAAGTCCTTACATACCAACCTCACAAGCACGGAATGTTTTACTGAAGACTGAAGACTCTCCAATTCAAGGTTCCTCAGAACCTTCTAGTGCACCGACTAGTTTCGTTGCTTCTGTACCGACACCTACACAAGGAAGTTCCCTGGTGGCTGAGCCGACGATAGGGTTACACCAAGAGCAATTGAATGGGTCATGGATGCACGCCCTTGGATCGATGAATTATTCTGGGAATGTATATAGCCCCGTGAAAGATCTAATTGGGGGCACGAGTCCGCCTATGGACGATATCAACGAGTTCTCTGATATCTGGGACTGGTTTTGA
- a CDS encoding major facilitator superfamily domain-containing protein, with translation MSVKESEQAEQSDRSDQSEQKDTEKGIIAWEHEEDPLNPRNYPPLRKWFLLSLVSGITLISPLASSIFAPAVANAAEEFNETSTTVRSLGVTAYLFGYGFGPLFLSPLSEIYGRRIILSIATSFFVVFQIGCALAPNFDSIIVFRLLTGIGGSACLTIGGGVVSDLFEPEQRGVAMAIFSAGPLFGPVLGPICGGFIAQGAGWRWVFWVLVIVGGTFTLFVMIFNRETNPVIIIQRKTNRLRKELNRPELRSYYDDSSNQKSKTAHFIHRITTPFQLLFRSPIVAVVAIYIAVIYGCLYLLFTTVTEVFQNVYHWSEQISGLSYIGLGMGFVAGQVAFGLLSDKVLIKLKARNNGVFEPEMRLPLTIPFSFFVPISFFWYGWSVKAQTHWIVPIIGLFPFAFGMIGIFGTLQTYVIDCFPRYAASGIAAITVTRSFAGALLPLAGPPMYKALGYGWGNSLLGFVTLGLISMPIMFNRVGASLRKSSSFQENAAK, from the exons ATGTCGGTCAAGGAATCAGAGCAAGCAGAGCAATCAGATCGATCGGATCAATCAGAGCAGAAGGATACTGAAAAG GGTATTATCGCATGGGAACATGAAGAGGACCCATTGAACCCAAG GAACTACCCTCCGCTTAGAAAATGGTTCCTCCTCTCACTCGTCAGCGGCATCACATTGATTAG TCCTCTAGCTTCATCAATTTTCGCCCCGGCTGTAGCAAATGCAGCAGAAGAGTTCAACGAAACGTCAACAACAGTGAGATCTTTAGGTGTAACGGCATACTTGTTTGGCTACGGG TTTGGTCCATTGTTTCTATCACCACTCAGCGAAATATATGGACGTCGAATCATTCTCAGCATCGCaacatctttttttgttgtatTTCAGATTGGGTGTGCACTTGCGCCCAACTTTGACTCGATTATTGTCTTCCGTCTACTTACAGGAATAGGAGGATCTGCGTGCCTTACAATTGGGGGCGGCGTTGTTTCAGACCTTTTTGAGCCAGAACAGCGAGGAGTCGCCATGGCTATATTTTCCGCTGGACCACTCTTTGGGCCTGTATTAGGTCCTATTTGTGGCGGATTCATTGCCCAGGGCGCCGGATGGAGATGG GTGTTCTGGGTTTTGGTCATCGTAGGCGGCACCTTTACGCTATTTGTGATGATCTTCAACCGTGAAACGAACCCAGTCATCATTATCCAGCGTAAAACAAACCGCTTGAGGAAAGAACTTAACCGCCCCGAGCTCCGCAGTTACTATGATGATTCTAGCAACCAGAAGAGTAAGACGGCACATTTTATCCATCGAATAACGACGCCTTTCCAACTACTGTTTCGATCCCCCATCGTTGCGGTTGTGGCGATTTATATCGCAGTCATATACGGCTGTCTGTATCTCCTTTTCACGACTGTCACAGAAGTCTTCCAGAACGTGTATCATTGGAGTGAGCAGATCAGCGGCCTATCCTACATTGGATTGGGGATGGGATTCGTTGCTGGCCAAGTAGCATTTGGTCTATTGAGTGATAAAGTCCTTATCAAGCTCAAAGCTCGCAACAATGGTGTCTTTGAGCCCGAAATGCGCCTCCCTCTTACCATccccttttcattttttgtCCCGATATCTTTCTTCTGGTATGGCTGGTCTGTCAAGGCACAGACTCACTGGATTGTGCCAATCATCGGCTTGTTTCCATTCGCCTTTGGCATGATTGGAATATTCGGGACGTTGCAAACCTACGTTATCGACTGTTTCCCACGCTATGCGGCTTCGGGTATTGCGGCAATCACCGTGACTCGATCCTTTGCCGGTGCACTTTTACCTCTTGCTGGTCCACCAATGTATAAAGCGCTTGGTTATGGCTGGGGAAATTCGCTGTTGGGGTTTGTCACCTTGGGACTAATCTCAATGCCAATCATGTTTAATCGCGTTGGAGCATCTTTGCGAAAGTCATCTTCTTTCCAAGAGAATGCAGCGAAATAA
- a CDS encoding pro-kumamolisin, activation domain-containing protein — MRFSSAIQVAALVGLTSGRSIPENHVVHEKRGVPNPKLHKRVSPDVVLPVRVGLKQNVKAMEQAEDWLAEISHPSSSLYGKHWTLDEVVEAFKPSDDAVETVAAWLIKSGISKERITHSDNKVWLAFDATAAEVENLLNTKYFHDDRDRALVATHEYHLPEHVSEHVDYITPGVKVAPQFKFNPHRRQQQIRPFPKLPKKSTPDDLSTCDQTITPKCLQALYNFEAPDPHAKPDFNAFFAEYTPYIPNGTHPTLDSIDGAKAPVSQGNAGGESNLDFELAYPIIYPQTTTLFQTDDAFYAQQFTGVFNTFFDALDGSYCTYSAFGETGNDPTLDPPTNVISISYGVQESDLPANYQKRQCQEFLKLALQGVSVFVASGDTGVGGYPGDTDADFYGCLRDDDVFSPTHPNSCPWLTNVGATKVYPGKTVHDPESAVFDPSPSFNYSSGGGFSNIYPIPKYQQSAVANYFKKYNPSYPYYENGQYQNSTGIYNRNGRGIPDVAANGDNIAVWVQGQKGLSGGTSASAPIFASLINRIVEERIKIGKGPLGLINSVLYENPGVLNDITNGTNPGCGTLGFNATKGWDPVTGLGTPNYPKMLELFLSLP; from the exons ATGCGCTTCTCATCAGCCATCCAGGTTGCTGCTCTCGTGGGGTTGACTTCAGGTCGATCAATCCCCGAGAACCATGTCGTCCACGAGAAGCGCGGGGTCCCGAATCCCAAGTTACACAAACGGGTTTCACCCGATGTTGTGCTTCCCGTCAGAGTAGGCTTGAAGCAGAATGTCAAGGCAATGGAGCAGGCAGAGGATTGGTTGGCGGAAATTTCTCACCCTAGCTCTTCTTTATACGGCAAACATTGGACTCTGGATGAGGTCGTTGAAGCCTTTAAGCCTTCCGATGACGCTGTTGAAACAGTGGCTGCTTGGTTGATCAAGTCTGGTATCTCTAAAGAGAGAATCACTCACAGTGATAACAAAGTGTGGTTGGCCTTTGACGCCACCGCTGCAGAAGTCGAGAACCTGCTGAATACCAAATACTTCCATGATGATCGAGACCGCGCTCTAGTCGCTACTCATGAGTATCATCTGCCAGAGCATGTGTCAGAACATGTCGATTACATCACCCCCGGCGTAAAGG TCGCGCCTCAATTCAAGTTCAATCCTCACCGCCGACAACAACAAATTAGACCTTTCCCTAAGCTACCAAAGAAGTCGACACCAGACGATCTTTCAACTTGCGATCAAACCATTACGCCTAAATGCTTGCAGGCGCTTTACAACTTCGAAGCCCCTGATCCTCACGCCAAA CCAGACTTTAATGCATTCTTTGCCGAATACACCCCATACATTCCCAACGGCACTCATCCCACTTTAGACTCAATCGATGGTGCCAAGGCCCCTGTATCGCAAGGAAACGCTGGTGGTGAAAGCAATCTCGACTTTGAACTCGCATATCCTATCATCTACCCTCAAACTACAACCCTCTTCCAAACCGACGATGCATTTTATGCCCAACAATTCACTGGCGTCTTCAACACCTTTTTTGACGCCCTTGATGGCTCCTACTGTACTTACTCTGCTTTTGGAGAGACGGGCAACGATCCCACGCTTGACCCT CCTACTAACGTAATCTCCATCTCATATGGTGTTCAAGAGAGCGATCTCCCCGCAAACTACCAGAAGCGCCAGTGCCAAGAGTTCTTGAAACTTGCTCTACAGGGCGTGTCTGTCTTCGTAGCCAGCGGCGATACTGGAGTGGGCGGTTATCCTGGAGATACTGATGCGGATTTCTACGGTTGTCTacgagatgatgatgtctttTCTCCCACACACCCCAACAGCTGCCCGTGGTTGACAAATGTTGGAGCCACAAAGGTCTACCCAGGAAAGACGGTCCATGATCCTGAGAGTGCTGTCTTTGATCCCAGCCCCTCTTTCAACTACAGCAGTGGTGGT GGCTTTTCCAACATCTACCCAATTCCCAAGTACCAACAAAGTGCCGTTGCCAACTACTTCAAGAAATACAACCCATCATACCCATACTATGAAAATGGCCAATACCAAAATAGCACGGGCATCTACAACCGGAATGGACGAGGCATCCCCGATGTGGCAGCCAATGGTGATAACATTGCAGTTTGGGTGCAAGGCCAGAAGGGGCTCTCCGGCGGCACATCTGCTTCAGCGCCCATTTTCGCATCGCTCATTAACCGCATTGTTGAAGAGCGCATCAAGATAGGAAAGGGACCATTGGGACTCATTAACTCAGTGCTGTACGAAAACCCAGGAGTGTTGAACGACATCACGAATGGAACCAACCCTGGTTGCGGCACCCTTGGATTCAATGCCACCAAGGGATGGGATCCTGTTACTGGACTGGGCACACCCAACTATCCCAAGATGCTCGAGTTGTTCTTGAGCTTGCCTTGA
- a CDS encoding peroxidase, family 2 domain-containing protein, which produces MASKIAIASLIALSAASEGLRPWEAPGPNDLRSPCPMLNTLANHGYLPHDGRDISAQQFADAAFEVVNIDPMAIKQVANYFLRASNQTSINLTDLNRPGILQHIASLTRDDVTSPDSVDVTASQDRIRHLIQDSDTDCITIASLAKTRLHVEDLSSPKELTLKEQTFAYAEAGLLLLTMIEGEVPSGWSFPPATAYCAPKKRVETWLTEERFPEELGWKKSERTIGLMDFVPVIKGIYEEKRSQAGKGPLWKAFVPSFLQQAGTDSEL; this is translated from the exons ATGGCCTCCAAGATTGCAATTGCTTCCCTGATCGCCTTATCGGCTGCTTCGGAGGGCCTTCGACCATGGGAGGCTCCTGGTCCTAATGACTTGCGGAGCCCTTGCCCAATGCTGAATACGCTGGCAAACCATGGCTATTT ACCTCACGACGGCCGCGATATCTCGGCCCAACAGTTTGCCGATGCAGCTTTCGAAGTCGTAAATATCGATCCTATGGCCATCAAGCAGGTTGCAAATTACTTTCTCAGAGCTTCGAACCAAACTTCCATCAACTTGACAGACTTGAATCGCCCTGGCATACTACAGCACATTGCTTCTCTCACCCGAGACGACGTTACAAGTCCTGATAGCGTAGATGTCACAGCATCTCAAGATCGAATTCGCCATCTTATACAAGACAGCGACACTGACTGCATTACAATTGCTTCGCTTGCAAAGACTCGCTTACACGTCGAAGATCTGTCTTCTCCCAAAGAGCTGACTCTGAAGGAGCAGACCTTTGCATATGCCGAGGCAGGTCTCCTGCTGTTGACGATGATTGAAGGAGAAGTTCCGTCTGGATGGAGCTTTCCTCCAGCAACCGCATATTGTGCCCCGAAGAAAAGAGTAGAAACGTGGTTGACGGAAGAGAGATTTCCGGAAGAGCTGGGGTGGAAGAAGTCAGAGCGAACGATTGGTCTCATGGACTTTGTGCCAGTCATAAAGGGCATTTATGAGGAAAAGAGATCGCAGGCTGGGAAGGGACCATTGTGGAAAGCCTTTGTTCCCTCCTTTCTCCAGCAAGCAGGAACTGATAGCGAGCTATGA
- a CDS encoding sulfatase domain-containing protein, with the protein MAPKKNILLVIADDMGKSLGCYGDTTISTPNIDRLASEGTLFDNAFASTASCSGSRSVIYTGLHTHQNGQYGLEHSNHHFMTFDNIDTAPKLFNDLGYQTGIIGKIHVGPNHVYPWEVRRESPTRDVSWVAEQADLFFQSAKDDPRPFFLTVGFMDPHRDSTRGGFGNGDESVSAADATYDPAKITVPSFLNDIPEVRQEMAEYYRSVGRVDRGFGSIMEALKKAGFVNDTLVVLTSDNGPPFLNSKTTLYDAGVRLPLIIRNPQGKAGQKNPNIISFIDLLPTFLDWAGHGSATPSASASPPRLGRSILPIIDETNTHDDWTMVFGSHTFHEVTNYYPTRFMRTSRYKYHRNIAWKLDFPFSTDLYASLSWEGIRNSQFPVKVGERSLEAYIRRPPEELYDMQEDQREVVNLADRPEYRELLLGFRKELEDWQRVTKDAWLVRDGVSLSEMQGHIDAGLKIPDRFDFDLAAPGNTQS; encoded by the coding sequence ATGGCGCCGAAGAAAAACATTCTCCTCGTCATAGCGGACGACATGGGCAAATCCCTTGGCTGCTACGGTGATACTACGATATCAACGCCCAATATTGACCGGCTAGCCTCTGAAGGCACGCTATTTGACAATGCCTTTGCCAGTACAGCATCTTGCAGCGGGAGCCGATCCGTCATCTATACCGGTCTTCACACGCATCAAAACGGGCAATACGGCCTGGAGCACTCCAACCACCATTTCATGACCTTTGATAACATTGACACTGCTCCCAAGCTCTTCAATGATCTGGGGTATCAAACCGGCATTATTGGAAAAATCCATGTTGGCCCCAACCATGTGTATCCGTGGGAGGTGCGAAGGGAAAGCCCAACCCGAGACGTTTCTTGGGTTGCCGAGCAGGCTGACTTATTCTTTCAATCGGCAAAGGATGACCCCAGACCATTCTTTCTGACGGTGGGATTCATGGATCCTCATCGGGACTCGACTCGTGGTGGATTCGGCAATGGTGACGAGAGCGTATCTGCTGCGGACGCGACCTACGATCCTGCAAAGATTACTGTTCCAAGTTTTCTCAATGACATTCCCGAAGTTCGTCAGGAGATGGCTGAGTACTACCGTTCCGTTGGTCGAGTTGATCGTGGATTCGGCTCAATCATGGAGGCCTTGAAAAAGGCTGGCTTCGTCAATGACACGCTTGTTGTTTTGACGAGCGACAATGGCCCCCCGTTTCTCAATTCAAAGACAACCCTCTACGATGCGGGTGTAAGATTACCTTTAATTATACGGAACCCTCAGGGAAAAGCTGGCCAGAAGAATCCAAATATTATTTCTTTCATTGACCTCCTGCCGACATTCCTCGACTGGGCAGGACACGGTTCCGCTACACCTTCTGCTTCAGCCTCTCCACCTCGGCTGGGTCGCTCCATTCTTCCAATCATTGATGAAACTAATACACATGACGACTGGACAATGGTATTTGGGTCCCATACTTTTCACGAGGTTACCAACTACTATCCAACACGATTCATGCGCACATCGCGCTACAAATACCATCGCAACATAGCATGGAAGCTCGACTTTCCCTTCTCAACTGATCTCTACGCATCCTTGTCATGGGAAGGAATCCGCAATTCTCAATTCCCGGTGAAAGTTGGAGAGCGCTCCTTGGAAGCATACATCCGACGGCCTCCGGAAGAGCTGTATGACATGCAGGAAGACCAAAGAGAAGTGGTGAACTTGGCAGATCGTCCGGAATACAGAGAGCTTCTGCTTGGATTCCGAAAAGAGCTCGAAGACTGGCAGCGAGTGACAAAAGACGCATGGCTGGTACGGGACGGAGTGTCATTGTCGGAGATGCAAGGACACATTGATGCAGGGCTGAAGATTCCAGATCGttttgactttgacttgGCGGCACCAGGAAACACGCAGTCATAA